Proteins encoded by one window of Halobaculum halobium:
- a CDS encoding PRC-barrel domain-containing protein has translation MPSDTTPVTDLANTAVFTADGARVGRVTDVLVDLESGGSVALALSDVAEETVGGLPSAAAGVRVPYRLVRGVGDAIVLRSAAREAALPLPGARGDGRAPDTDPGDRDDPPARGDASADEDPIV, from the coding sequence ATGCCATCCGACACCACGCCGGTGACGGACCTCGCGAACACGGCGGTGTTCACGGCGGACGGCGCGCGCGTCGGCCGAGTGACCGACGTGCTCGTCGACCTCGAGTCGGGCGGCTCGGTCGCGCTCGCGCTCTCGGATGTCGCCGAGGAGACCGTGGGCGGGCTGCCGAGCGCCGCCGCGGGCGTACGCGTCCCGTACCGCCTCGTCCGGGGCGTCGGCGACGCGATCGTCCTCCGGAGCGCCGCGCGCGAGGCGGCGCTTCCGCTCCCGGGCGCACGCGGCGACGGACGCGCGCCCGACACCGACCCAGGCGACCGCGACGACCCCCCCGCTCGCGGGGACGCGTCGGCCGACGAAGACCCGATCGTCTGA
- a CDS encoding DUF5798 family protein gives MGFGSTAKKLQTVADLAEKLYAKVNEIRERVEAMQGAVQTTEERVKTLERDLAEQRAIVEAIAEAQDVDVDAVLTEVSDEADTPDEAGAEDADTVGTDGDANADGDDTGAVDGDDSATGA, from the coding sequence ATGGGATTCGGAAGCACGGCCAAGAAGCTCCAGACGGTCGCCGACCTCGCCGAGAAGCTGTACGCCAAGGTCAACGAGATCCGCGAGCGCGTCGAGGCGATGCAGGGAGCCGTCCAAACCACCGAAGAGCGAGTGAAGACGCTCGAACGCGACCTCGCCGAACAGCGCGCGATCGTCGAGGCGATCGCGGAGGCGCAGGACGTCGACGTGGACGCGGTACTCACGGAGGTATCGGACGAGGCGGACACGCCGGACGAGGCCGGCGCGGAAGACGCCGACACCGTGGGCACCGACGGTGACGCGAACGCCGACGGCGACGACACTGGTGCCGTCGACGGCGACGACAGCGCCACGGGCGCCTGA
- a CDS encoding PLP-dependent cysteine synthase family protein, whose protein sequence is MTAHREPLDSVLETIGETPLVRVHAAPDGVPVYAKLESFNPGASVKDRIGAYMLERMLEEETISPGGTVIEPTAGNTGIGFAVAAGQLDVNAVFVVPERFSVEKQQLMRALGAEVVNTPTEDGMGGAIERAHELAEELDDAVVPQQFANPLNAEAHYATTAPEVFDALDGEVGAIVAGMGTGGTLMGMADYARERGSDARIVGVQPEGSTYGDLFGEDAEEGEYKTEGIGTHDVSTNELVDPEKLDDLKTVSDRAVHAEMARLAREEGQLVASSAAANSLAAIEVAEEIRDGAVDVPHETVVTVFCDSSERYLSKGVYRDFEEWTG, encoded by the coding sequence ATGACCGCCCACCGCGAACCCCTCGACTCCGTGCTGGAGACGATCGGGGAGACGCCGCTCGTCCGGGTCCACGCCGCGCCCGACGGGGTCCCGGTGTACGCCAAGCTGGAGTCGTTCAACCCCGGCGCGTCAGTGAAAGACCGGATCGGCGCGTACATGCTCGAACGGATGCTGGAGGAGGAAACGATCTCCCCCGGCGGCACCGTCATCGAGCCGACAGCGGGCAACACCGGCATCGGCTTTGCGGTCGCGGCGGGCCAGCTCGACGTGAACGCCGTGTTCGTTGTGCCCGAGCGCTTCAGCGTGGAGAAACAGCAGCTCATGCGCGCGCTCGGCGCCGAGGTCGTCAACACGCCGACCGAGGACGGCATGGGGGGCGCGATCGAGCGCGCACACGAACTCGCCGAGGAACTCGACGACGCGGTCGTTCCCCAGCAGTTCGCCAACCCGCTCAACGCCGAGGCGCACTACGCGACGACCGCACCCGAAGTGTTCGACGCGCTCGACGGCGAGGTCGGCGCTATCGTCGCCGGGATGGGGACCGGTGGGACCCTGATGGGGATGGCCGACTACGCCCGCGAGCGGGGGTCGGACGCGCGGATCGTCGGCGTCCAGCCGGAGGGGTCGACGTACGGCGATCTGTTCGGCGAGGACGCCGAGGAGGGCGAGTACAAGACCGAGGGGATCGGCACCCACGACGTGTCGACGAACGAGCTGGTCGATCCGGAGAAGCTCGACGACCTCAAGACCGTCTCCGACCGTGCGGTCCACGCGGAGATGGCTCGGTTAGCGCGCGAGGAGGGGCAGTTAGTCGCCTCCAGCGCGGCCGCGAACTCGCTGGCGGCGATCGAGGTCGCCGAGGAGATCCGCGACGGCGCCGTCGACGTCCCTCACGAGACGGTCGTCACGGTGTTTTGCGACTCCAGCGAGCGATACCTCTCGAAGGGCGTGTACCGGGACTTCGAGGAGTGGACTGGGTAG
- a CDS encoding DUF4112 domain-containing protein → MAPSAGDRPDAAAASDGGLPLADRPAESLTRTPAGARRLRRARRVAHLLDDAIRLPVVRYRVGVDALAGVVPVLGDLLATLLALLVVWEAFRLGARKRTLARMLLYVGLDLLVGSVPIVGDALDAVVKLNRHNVRLLERELERES, encoded by the coding sequence ATGGCGCCCTCGGCAGGCGACCGACCGGACGCCGCGGCGGCGAGCGACGGCGGACTCCCGCTCGCCGACCGGCCGGCCGAGTCGCTGACGCGGACTCCCGCGGGCGCCCGCCGGCTCCGACGTGCCAGACGCGTCGCACACCTGCTCGACGACGCGATCCGGCTGCCCGTCGTCCGCTACCGCGTCGGCGTCGACGCGCTCGCGGGCGTGGTCCCCGTGCTCGGTGACCTCCTTGCGACGCTGCTCGCGCTCCTCGTCGTCTGGGAGGCGTTCCGGCTCGGCGCCCGAAAGCGAACGCTCGCGCGGATGCTCCTGTACGTCGGGCTCGACCTCCTCGTCGGCTCGGTCCCGATCGTCGGCGACGCCCTCGACGCGGTCGTGAAGCTCAATCGCCACAACGTCCGGCTGCTCGAACGGGAGTTGGAACGCGAGTCCTGA
- a CDS encoding UPF0058 family protein, protein MHKDELLELHEQMVTIMEHFSEREEVDEALFEPYHELSVDPSHVHKSKSEHKHAVFVLGNALATAMTDDEFSNAGRVGKRMEELADDAESKL, encoded by the coding sequence ATGCACAAGGACGAACTCCTCGAACTCCACGAACAGATGGTCACCATCATGGAGCACTTCTCCGAGCGCGAGGAGGTCGACGAGGCGCTGTTCGAGCCGTACCACGAGCTGAGCGTCGACCCCTCGCACGTCCACAAGTCCAAGAGCGAGCACAAACACGCCGTGTTCGTGCTCGGCAACGCCCTCGCGACCGCCATGACCGACGACGAGTTCTCCAACGCCGGGCGCGTCGGCAAGCGCATGGAGGAACTCGCGGACGACGCCGAGTCCAAGCTCTGA
- a CDS encoding ribbon-helix-helix domain-containing protein — translation MPKVEITVPEHLEMQIAQMVEQGEFVNREEAIEELISTGMKAYKTSGPQDNETEPGFEDDGMMGHEDEYVF, via the coding sequence ATGCCGAAAGTCGAGATCACGGTCCCGGAGCACCTCGAGATGCAGATCGCCCAGATGGTCGAACAGGGTGAGTTCGTCAACCGCGAAGAAGCGATCGAGGAGTTGATCTCAACCGGGATGAAGGCGTACAAGACGAGCGGTCCGCAGGACAACGAGACGGAGCCGGGGTTCGAAGACGACGGGATGATGGGACACGAGGACGAGTACGTGTTCTGA
- a CDS encoding sulfite oxidase-like oxidoreductase has translation MSSEVTDYTDLFEEFSDERLPPGQRKTDRFPVLSKSGTPDWHRDDWRFEVWGAVDEDLTFTYDEFRDLPAETQRQDFHCVTGWSKFDCEFTGVTFPQLAELAGVRDDAEWVMFHALDGYTTDLPLAECDREEVLFAYDYDGERLPDDHGGPLRVVTPHKYAYKGAKWVTGVEFLTESERGYWEKRGYSDTANPWEEERYS, from the coding sequence ATGAGCAGCGAGGTCACCGACTACACGGACCTCTTCGAGGAGTTCTCCGACGAGCGGCTCCCGCCTGGGCAGCGGAAGACCGACCGGTTCCCGGTGCTGTCGAAGTCGGGGACGCCCGACTGGCACCGCGACGACTGGCGCTTCGAGGTGTGGGGCGCCGTCGACGAGGACCTGACGTTCACGTACGACGAGTTTCGCGACCTCCCCGCCGAGACGCAACGGCAGGACTTCCACTGCGTCACCGGCTGGTCGAAGTTCGACTGCGAGTTCACCGGCGTCACGTTCCCGCAGTTGGCCGAACTCGCCGGCGTCCGCGACGACGCCGAGTGGGTCATGTTCCACGCGCTCGACGGCTACACGACCGACCTCCCGCTGGCCGAGTGCGACCGCGAGGAAGTGCTGTTCGCCTACGACTACGACGGCGAGCGACTGCCGGACGATCACGGGGGACCGTTGCGGGTCGTCACGCCGCACAAGTACGCGTACAAGGGCGCCAAGTGGGTGACCGGCGTCGAGTTCCTCACCGAGTCCGAGCGCGGGTACTGGGAGAAGCGAGGGTACTCCGACACCGCGAATCCGTGGGAGGAAGAGCGGTACAGCTAG